The genomic segment AACTGACAAGGTTGAGTCCGTCGCGTGCCTTGATGACGACCGGATGCATGGGGGCGAGGGGGAGGTTCTCGAGCTTCGAGCGATTGGTGAAGAGGAACTTCGCGTTGCGGTTGGCGCGGTCGTAGTGGTAGTAGCGGACGGGACCGTCATCGACGACGTAGGTGACAATCCAGTGCTGGTCGTCGAGGGTGCGCGAGCTGATATCAAAGTCGCCGGGGTGCAGCCTGGCGAGCAGATCCATGTCGGGCTTGATGCTCGGATCGAGGATCTGCCGCTCCTCGCGGTCATAATTGGTCGTGACCGCCTGGATGGTGTTCTCGGTCGGGTGAACCATTGCGTCGCTGACGTCGGCCTTGCTGCTGGAGGCGATGACCTTCTGCGTGCCGGACTTGAGGTCGTGGGCGACGACGGCGGACGTGTTCCGGCCGCGGCTGTCGATCAGGTAGAGCGTCTGGCCGGACTTGTCGAATCCCATGGGACTGGTCGTGAGGGCGTCGTCAGCGGGAACACTGGTGAACAGGCTCCAGTCGTTACCAGTAAGTTGATAAAAGTCCATGCCTCCGGCGGGGGTCATCTTGCTGCCGAATCGGATGTGGTAGTCGTCGTCGACGACGAACGAGACGAAGCCCTCGTTCTTGAGCACGAGCGTGCGCTCGCCCGAGGCGAGGTGAACGCGATAGACGTCGTGCAGACTTTTGTCTCGGTCGTTGATCTGCACGAGGATGTCGGCGGGGATGCGATGGCTGACGGCGAGGATGCGTCCCTGAATGCCGTCAATGGGCGTGAGGTCGCGCGTGGCCATCGTCGTGACATCGGTCGCGTGGATGTGCCAGTTCTCGTCGCCGTCCTTGTCCTGCGGATAGAGAATCGTCTTATTGTCGTAGGCCCACTGGAAACTGCGGACGCCGCGCGTCGTGTCGTTCGTGACGGGCTTGGCCGCGGCGAGATCGCCGATCGGCGCGACCCAGACGTTCAGCACGCCGTCCTTGTCGGCCAGCCAGGCGAGGTGCGCGCCGTCGGGGCTGATCTGCGGCGCGGCGCGCTCGGGATTACCGAAGAGAATGGATCGCGCGATGAGCGGCGTGCTGGCTTGATCCTTCGGAATGGGAACGGAAGACCGGTTCGTCGACTGGCAGCCTGCCAACAGGGCGAGTGCGACAACGGCAATGGAAGCATGACTCCGGGTGTTCATCTTGGCTCCT from the Planctomycetia bacterium genome contains:
- a CDS encoding S9 family peptidase — protein: MNTRSHASIAVVALALLAGCQSTNRSSVPIPKDQASTPLIARSILFGNPERAAPQISPDGAHLAWLADKDGVLNVWVAPIGDLAAAKPVTNDTTRGVRSFQWAYDNKTILYPQDKDGDENWHIHATDVTTMATRDLTPIDGIQGRILAVSHRIPADILVQINDRDKSLHDVYRVHLASGERTLVLKNEGFVSFVVDDDYHIRFGSKMTPAGGMDFYQLTGNDWSLFTSVPADDALTTSPMGFDKSGQTLYLIDSRGRNTSAVVAHDLKSGTQKVIASSSKADVSDAMVHPTENTIQAVTTNYDREERQILDPSIKPDMDLLARLHPGDFDISSRTLDDQHWIVTYVVDDGPVRYYHYDRANRNAKFLFTNRSKLENLPLAPMHPVVIKARDGLNLVSYLTLPVWTDQDRNGRPDHGPVPMVLLVHGGPWARDTWGYNGTHQWLSNRGYAVLSVNFRSSTGLGKQFVNAGNKEWAAAMHNDLLDAVDWAVRKNIADRNKIAIMGGSYGGYATLVGLTYTPDRFACGVDIVGPSNLLTLLQSIPEYWKPMMDMFTTRVGDPRTEEGKLLLRERSPLTYANRIRKPLLIGQGANDPRVKQAESDQIVKAMKEQKIPVVYVLYPDEGHGFARPQNRTSFNAVTEAFLAKHLGGRFEPIGDDFKGSSIQIPEGRDQIPGLPPA